From the genome of Hymenobacter gelipurpurascens:
CAGGCGGAGCATGGGCGGGCCCTGGGGCAACAGCACTTCCAGCGTAAGCGGCCCAATGTTTTTGGGCAGGCTGTTGAGCGTGAAGGCCTGGCCTCCTGCAGCCGGTTTCGGATACACGAACAGGCGCGGCGTGGCCTCATTGGCAGCCGTAATTCCCGAAAAGTTCAGGCCGATGAGAACAGGGTCGTGGTCGGAGGAGCGGAACGGGTTGCTGACATCGGTGGCGGCGCCCGCTACATCAAACTCCAGAAACAGCGGCTCGCCGGAGTTGATATTCCACTTATGCACGTCGATAAAACCCACCATGTTCGACGTGACAATGCAGTGGTCGAGGGAGCCCGTGAGGCCTTTGAACACGTAGGAAGCACTGGTTGGCGGCGTCACGACGACAAGGCCCGCGGCCCGCAGAATATCAATGGGGTCTTCCTCGTAATTCGCGTTATAGTCGCCTATGCAGACCACGCGCTTGGTGCCCACCGGTATCACGGTGGAGTTTATGAATTGCACCAGCGCCTGCGCCTGGTTGCGCCGCCGGTCGTTGGAGCCGCCCTGGCCATCTTTCTGATCGGCATTTAAGCCAGTGCCGCTCCCCTTCGACTTAAAATGGTTGACTACCAGCGCCACAGTATCAGGGCGGGCTTTTTGGCGTGTCACGAACAGCTGGGCTAGCGGTGGGCGCTCAAAAACACCAGCCACGGAGGCCACCAGGGCCGGCCCCACAGGAGCTACTCTGACCGGCTTGTACACAATAGCGCACCGAATTACATCGGTGTTGTTGGGCTGTTGCGTGGCGCCGCCATCGGCCACAAACGCATACGTACCAGTCCTGGTAGCTTGGTTCAGCCCATTCACCAGGTCCTGAATGGCAGAGGTAGGGCCAGTACCATCATTCTCGATTTCCGTGAGGCCGATGATATCCGGATTCATGCGAACTAGGCCTTGTATAATTTTGCTGCGTTGGCGGGCGAAGTCGTCGGGTGTTTTGGCTCCCCGTGATGTTGGAAAGCCGCCGCCGGCTCCGTCTCCGTTGAAGTAGTTGAGCACGTTGTAGCTGGCCACCTTCAGATCGAGGGGGCCAAAAGCGGGAACCGGCGGACGAACCGTAGCCAGGGTGGGCGCATCGGGGCCGCTCAGGGGTTGAATACGCCACTTCTCAAACCCGTAGCCCAGAATGCCGCGCAGCTGCGCCAGGGTGCTACCCACGCGCACCGTATGAAGCGAAGGATCGAGGAACGGAATGGGCGAAGGGTCCTTGGCGGAGCTACCGTCGTCGAGCAGAATGGAGCGGTCCAGGTTGGCCGCCTCATAGGCTTTGATGGCCGCCAGATTGCTGGTGCCAGTACTGTTGGTGCCCGTAGCGGGGTCGTCGTTGGGGTCTATAAACTGCGTGGGCTGGTACACTGGGCCGCCGGTAGTAAGCGTCAGCTCGCCCCGTTGACGCAGATTGTACACATCGGATACGGTAAGCGGCACCGGAAACTGCACCCGCATTCCCTCAAACCGCTCCAGTGCTGCGGTGGAATAAGGTGGCAGCGGCAGCGTGATGAAGGCCGGCAGCGCATTGCCACTAGATAGCACCTTAACGGTGGCCTCGGTGAGTACGGCCTGGCCAAAAGAAGGGGCTGCCGCGGCTTCCTGCACCACGCCCGTAACTTCCACTTTGTCGCCGACCGTTACTGTGAGGGTCGGTTGCACTACAAATAGGGCATCGGAAGTAGCTGGGTTTCCATCGGAAGCAGCGCTGGTTTCCTGCACGTAGAAGCCCGCCGGGCTAAGCCCCGGATAAACTCCCGTTACGATGGCCTGGACGGTATAAGTACCTGGCCTAGCCGCCGTTTCCTGCCCCTGGATAGCCCCGATTTTAGTGACTCCAGCCTCCTGGCGTTGCGGAGCAGCTCCAACGGCCGACTGTGTCAGGGAAACGCTGGCCAGCATCAGCAAACATGCGGTAGAAAATCGGGAGTGCATAGCGGGAAGAACACATATAAGTAGTAGGTATAATATTAATACTTAAATAAGAAATAATTGTAAATAATGAGTGTGGGCGAGGCGGTAAGGACGAAGTACTGGTAGCATACATGCCCGATACAAAAGTGAAAGGCAGGGAAGAACCGGCACCTAGGCCTATCCTTTGGCAAAAGGCCGCCGTACACTTTCAGAGCAATTCCATCTGATCCTACCTACCGATTATGCT
Proteins encoded in this window:
- a CDS encoding ExeM/NucH family extracellular endonuclease; its protein translation is MHSRFSTACLLMLASVSLTQSAVGAAPQRQEAGVTKIGAIQGQETAARPGTYTVQAIVTGVYPGLSPAGFYVQETSAASDGNPATSDALFVVQPTLTVTVGDKVEVTGVVQEAAAAPSFGQAVLTEATVKVLSSGNALPAFITLPLPPYSTAALERFEGMRVQFPVPLTVSDVYNLRQRGELTLTTGGPVYQPTQFIDPNDDPATGTNSTGTSNLAAIKAYEAANLDRSILLDDGSSAKDPSPIPFLDPSLHTVRVGSTLAQLRGILGYGFEKWRIQPLSGPDAPTLATVRPPVPAFGPLDLKVASYNVLNYFNGDGAGGGFPTSRGAKTPDDFARQRSKIIQGLVRMNPDIIGLTEIENDGTGPTSAIQDLVNGLNQATRTGTYAFVADGGATQQPNNTDVIRCAIVYKPVRVAPVGPALVASVAGVFERPPLAQLFVTRQKARPDTVALVVNHFKSKGSGTGLNADQKDGQGGSNDRRRNQAQALVQFINSTVIPVGTKRVVCIGDYNANYEEDPIDILRAAGLVVVTPPTSASYVFKGLTGSLDHCIVTSNMVGFIDVHKWNINSGEPLFLEFDVAGAATDVSNPFRSSDHDPVLIGLNFSGITAANEATPRLFVYPKPAAGGQAFTLNSLPKNIGPLTLEVLLPQGPPMLRLQGSVSLLQAELNRYTGHLAPGIYVLHLKGRGLNQTQRVMKE